The Nicotiana tabacum cultivar K326 chromosome 14, ASM71507v2, whole genome shotgun sequence genome contains a region encoding:
- the LOC107781743 gene encoding protein LIFEGUARD 4-like isoform X1, translating to MFKKGGVGGVDIESGCNGGAGGAQIYPGMTEDPKMRWAFIRKVYAIVCTQLLVTAVIATAMFFTPAVKDYMRTPFGFATLIVLIVIAFILCFFMGRYGRKHPWNYVLMTVFTLCLAFVVGAACAFKRGPTILTAAALTVLITVSLTLYTFWAARRGMDFSFLGPFLFCASIVLIFFLLAQYILHLGREGRMVYSCLAALLFSAYIIYDTNNLIRNFTYDEYVIVAICLFGDIVNLFLALLGVTGE from the exons ATGTTCAAGAAGGGAGGAGTCGGTGGTGTGGACATTGAGTCCGGCTGCAATGGCGGAGCCGGCGGTGCCCAAATATACCCCGGAATGACGGAAGATCCAAAGATGAGATGGGCATTTATCAGAAAAGTTTACGCGATTGTGTGCACGCAGCTTCTCGTCACCGCCGTGATTGCCACCGCCATGTTTTTCACTCCGGCCGTCAAAGATTACATGCGCACCCCTTTTGGTTTCGCCACCTTGATTGTCCTTATTGTCATCGCTTTTATAC TTTGCTTCTTCATGGGTCGCTACGGAAGAAAACATCCATGGAACTATGTTCTTATGACAGTATTTACCCTGTGTCTGGCATTTGTTGTTGGAGCGGCATGCGCATTTAAAAGAG GGCCAACTATCTTGACGGCTGCTGCGCTGACAGTTCTTATAACTGTTAGCCTTACCCTCTACACATTTTGGGCTGCAAGAAGAGGCATGGACTTCAGCTTTCTTGGTCCTTTCTTGTTCTGTGCCTCCATAGtcctcattttctttcttctagCCCAG TATATTCTTCATCTAGGACGTGAAGGACGGATGGTATATAGCTGTCTCGCGGCACTCCTATTCTCAGCTTATATCATATACGACACAAATAACTTAATCAGGAATTTCACCTACGATGAATATGTCATTGTAGCAATTTGCCTTTTCGGAGACATCGTCAACCTCTTCTTAGCTCTTCTTGGTGTCACTGGTGAATGA
- the LOC107781743 gene encoding protein LIFEGUARD 3-like isoform X2: MGYLIFCFFMGRYGRKHPWNYVLMTVFTLCLAFVVGAACAFKRGPTILTAAALTVLITVSLTLYTFWAARRGMDFSFLGPFLFCASIVLIFFLLAQYILHLGREGRMVYSCLAALLFSAYIIYDTNNLIRNFTYDEYVIVAICLFGDIVNLFLALLGVTGE, from the exons ATGGGATATCTAATAT TTTGCTTCTTCATGGGTCGCTACGGAAGAAAACATCCATGGAACTATGTTCTTATGACAGTATTTACCCTGTGTCTGGCATTTGTTGTTGGAGCGGCATGCGCATTTAAAAGAG GGCCAACTATCTTGACGGCTGCTGCGCTGACAGTTCTTATAACTGTTAGCCTTACCCTCTACACATTTTGGGCTGCAAGAAGAGGCATGGACTTCAGCTTTCTTGGTCCTTTCTTGTTCTGTGCCTCCATAGtcctcattttctttcttctagCCCAG TATATTCTTCATCTAGGACGTGAAGGACGGATGGTATATAGCTGTCTCGCGGCACTCCTATTCTCAGCTTATATCATATACGACACAAATAACTTAATCAGGAATTTCACCTACGATGAATATGTCATTGTAGCAATTTGCCTTTTCGGAGACATCGTCAACCTCTTCTTAGCTCTTCTTGGTGTCACTGGTGAATGA